One genomic region from Flagellimonas oceani encodes:
- a CDS encoding nuclear transport factor 2 family protein: MKTPLETIEFFLANTTNPDVITSIVDSEATYISLNFNNPELQKILPWTGTHHEGAKGFIDTFAGVNAFWSIQDFEVRDIFSEGEKVAVFGSFTYTSRTLDKEVTSPFSILAKVKNGKIYHFMFMEDTFATAGTFRVTPAGTFHSDPKGSEFEV; encoded by the coding sequence ATGAAAACACCATTGGAAACTATCGAATTTTTTTTGGCCAACACTACAAATCCAGATGTGATAACATCGATTGTAGATTCCGAGGCCACTTATATCTCATTGAACTTCAATAACCCCGAGTTGCAGAAAATTCTACCTTGGACAGGAACCCATCATGAAGGGGCAAAAGGTTTCATCGATACGTTTGCTGGTGTCAATGCATTTTGGTCAATTCAGGATTTTGAGGTGCGGGACATCTTTTCAGAAGGTGAAAAGGTAGCCGTCTTTGGTAGCTTCACCTACACTTCGAGAACCCTTGACAAAGAGGTCACCTCACCTTTTTCCATACTTGCCAAAGTCAAGAATGGAAAGATCTATCACTTTATGTTTATGGAGGATACGTTTGCAACAGCTGGTACTTTTAGGGTTACACCGGCCGGAACGTTCCACAGTGACCCTAAGGGAAGTGAATTTGAGGTGTGA
- a CDS encoding nuclear transport factor 2 family protein, producing MKTSLETIELFLAHTTNPDVIASIVDPKATYISLNFNNPELKKILPWTGTHHQGAKGFIDTFAGVNELWSILGFEVQDLFSEDEKVAVFGSFTYVLKTLDKQVTSPFSLLAKVKDEKVYHFMFMEDTFATSGTYILTPAGTFHNDPNETEFSL from the coding sequence ATGAAAACATCATTGGAAACTATCGAACTCTTTTTGGCCCATACCACAAATCCCGATGTGATAGCATCGATTGTAGATCCCAAGGCCACCTATATCTCGTTGAACTTCAATAATCCTGAGTTAAAGAAAATTCTGCCTTGGACAGGGACCCATCATCAAGGGGCAAAAGGCTTCATTGATACTTTTGCCGGTGTCAATGAATTGTGGTCGATTCTAGGTTTTGAGGTACAGGACCTATTTTCAGAAGATGAAAAGGTAGCCGTTTTTGGAAGCTTTACCTACGTCTTGAAAACACTTGATAAACAGGTCACTTCCCCGTTTTCGCTACTTGCCAAAGTGAAAGATGAAAAGGTGTATCACTTTATGTTCATGGAAGATACGTTTGCAACGTCTGGAACTTATATATTGACACCGGCCGGTACGTTTCACAATGACCCAAATGAAACTGAATTTAGCTTATAA
- a CDS encoding type I glyceraldehyde-3-phosphate dehydrogenase, with translation MKKIGINGFGRIGRASLKILLDTPDLQVVGINDLMTLENAVHLLKYDSVYGRFDKEVSVENDHIVINGSAIRYTMVKDPAALQWDELDVDIVIESTGFFTNKKDAEKHIAAGAKFVVISGPTKDTPTVIHGVNTEEGKTSVFSCASCTTNNTGPIIEIIGRRIGIKKAILNTTHAYTSSQALVDAPSKKDPRMGRGAAINTIPASTGAAIAVTKALPQYEGRFDGIAVRVPVPIGSISDITFITERPTSAEEINAILTSEAETPRYQKVIDVSKEPLVSSDMIKNTFAATVDLEMTRVVDGNLAKVMAWYDNEWGFTSQMIRQIQELQ, from the coding sequence ATGAAAAAAATAGGAATCAATGGCTTTGGCCGTATCGGTAGGGCTTCCCTTAAAATACTATTGGACACCCCGGATTTGCAGGTCGTAGGTATAAATGACCTTATGACCCTGGAAAATGCAGTCCATCTTTTAAAATATGACAGTGTTTATGGGAGATTTGACAAGGAAGTAAGCGTTGAGAACGATCATATCGTGATCAATGGCAGTGCCATCAGATACACCATGGTAAAGGACCCTGCCGCGTTGCAATGGGATGAGCTGGATGTCGATATTGTTATAGAGAGCACGGGATTTTTCACCAATAAAAAGGATGCTGAAAAGCACATTGCAGCGGGAGCCAAATTTGTGGTGATTTCGGGACCGACCAAGGATACCCCTACCGTAATTCATGGTGTGAATACCGAAGAGGGAAAAACATCGGTCTTTTCCTGTGCCAGTTGTACGACCAATAACACGGGGCCCATAATTGAAATCATTGGCCGTAGGATAGGAATCAAAAAGGCGATCCTGAACACCACCCATGCCTATACGTCATCACAGGCATTGGTTGATGCACCATCAAAAAAAGACCCACGAATGGGACGTGGTGCCGCCATTAACACCATACCGGCATCAACTGGGGCTGCAATTGCTGTAACAAAGGCACTTCCCCAGTATGAAGGCAGGTTTGATGGAATAGCCGTTCGTGTACCGGTACCCATAGGCTCTATTTCTGATATAACATTCATCACGGAACGCCCAACCTCTGCCGAGGAAATAAACGCGATTTTAACAAGCGAAGCTGAAACGCCTCGATATCAGAAAGTCATCGATGTCAGCAAAGAGCCCCTGGTTTCCTCGGACATGATCAAAAATACATTTGCAGCGACCGTGGATCTTGAAATGACCAGGGTCGTAGATGGAAATCTCGCAAAGGTAATGGCCTGGTACGACAACGAATGGGGGTTTACCAGTCAAATGATCAGGCAGATCCAAGAACTACAATAG
- a CDS encoding APC family permease, which translates to MEKVKLKREIGVIGFTAHMVNMVVGSGIFVLPAIVASGLGPSSVFAYLFCIVIVALVMLCFAEVGSRVAASGGAYVYIRTAFGPYIGFLTSILFVWSTLAADAAVANAIVDILGTQLPMFKWPPARMLVFFFLFLIFGFVNFRGAKHGVAVVKLATIAKLIPLLILIMASWGDVAIENLEIQALPSFRKVAEMTLILFFAFQGAESALSISGEVKNPQRTIPKGILVSILIIFMLYVLVQTVAQGVLGPTLPTYRENPLGAVAERVFGGFGFAAMTLAALISMLGYLGSSILSMPRVLFQAAVDGVLPMEKLAKIHPRFSTPFMAIGSYAAIGFLCASFGGFEQLAIISSATILLIYLGVSLAVIKLRMHDEEPRGGFKIPYGYGIPVLSSFVILCLLSHVAIDELIVIVVVVTLLTVFYFVRPYFRKNN; encoded by the coding sequence ATGGAAAAAGTCAAATTAAAACGGGAGATAGGTGTTATTGGTTTCACGGCACATATGGTCAACATGGTCGTGGGCTCTGGGATTTTTGTGTTGCCCGCAATCGTGGCTTCCGGCCTCGGGCCATCCAGTGTCTTTGCTTACCTATTTTGTATCGTTATAGTGGCTCTGGTGATGCTTTGCTTTGCGGAAGTGGGGAGTAGGGTTGCCGCATCTGGGGGTGCCTATGTATACATTAGGACTGCTTTTGGCCCATATATCGGCTTTTTGACATCGATACTTTTTGTATGGTCCACCCTTGCGGCTGATGCCGCCGTGGCCAACGCCATTGTTGATATTTTGGGCACCCAACTTCCCATGTTCAAATGGCCACCGGCACGAATGCTTGTCTTCTTTTTCCTTTTTTTGATTTTTGGCTTTGTCAACTTCAGGGGTGCCAAACACGGGGTCGCCGTGGTCAAATTGGCGACAATTGCCAAACTTATCCCGCTCCTTATCCTGATTATGGCATCTTGGGGAGATGTGGCCATCGAAAACCTTGAGATTCAAGCCTTGCCCTCCTTCAGAAAAGTGGCCGAAATGACATTGATCTTATTTTTTGCGTTTCAGGGAGCAGAATCCGCACTGTCCATAAGTGGGGAGGTGAAAAACCCACAAAGGACGATTCCCAAAGGGATTTTGGTAAGCATCCTAATCATTTTTATGCTTTATGTGCTTGTACAGACCGTGGCCCAGGGCGTTCTCGGTCCAACTTTGCCCACATACAGGGAGAATCCCTTGGGAGCTGTAGCCGAACGGGTGTTCGGAGGATTTGGTTTTGCCGCAATGACACTGGCGGCCCTTATTTCCATGTTGGGTTATTTGGGCAGTTCCATTTTGAGCATGCCCAGAGTGCTGTTTCAAGCGGCAGTGGACGGGGTGCTCCCCATGGAAAAACTTGCCAAGATCCATCCGAGGTTCAGTACTCCCTTTATGGCCATTGGCTCCTATGCAGCCATTGGATTTCTCTGTGCATCTTTCGGAGGTTTTGAGCAGTTGGCCATTATTTCCAGCGCTACCATTCTATTGATTTATCTAGGGGTTTCCTTGGCTGTGATCAAACTCAGAATGCACGATGAGGAACCACGGGGTGGTTTCAAAATTCCATATGGGTATGGTATTCCGGTCCTGTCAAGCTTTGTCATTTTATGTCTATTGTCCCATGTGGCCATTGACGAGCTTATCGTTATCGTGGTTGTAGTGACCCTATTGACGGTCTTTTATTTTGTAAGACCTTATTTCCGGAAAAATAATTGA
- a CDS encoding winged helix-turn-helix transcriptional regulator, with the protein MKCQSKDFIKAYDSEMRAVQDSMDVLSGKWKIPIISSICYYNKRRFSDILNDIDGISNRMLSKELKELEINQLVSRTVLDTQPVTVEYKLTDHGLTLRTIINQLTEWGIEHRKVIIAK; encoded by the coding sequence ATGAAGTGTCAGTCCAAAGATTTTATCAAAGCATACGATAGCGAAATGAGAGCGGTTCAAGATTCCATGGACGTGTTGAGCGGCAAATGGAAGATTCCGATCATATCTTCCATCTGCTATTACAACAAAAGGCGTTTTTCCGATATTTTGAACGATATCGATGGGATTTCCAATCGTATGTTGAGCAAGGAATTGAAGGAATTGGAAATCAATCAATTGGTTTCAAGAACGGTATTGGATACCCAACCCGTAACGGTTGAATACAAGCTTACCGACCATGGTTTAACGCTAAGGACCATTATCAACCAGCTTACAGAATGGGGAATTGAACACCGTAAGGTAATCATAGCAAAATAG
- a CDS encoding SDR family oxidoreductase: MNFKNKNVIITGGSSGIGFATARAFINAGAEVWITGRNADRLQKAAEAIGSPKLNTVVSDTSHLEGITILEEMIAESGTKVDVLFLNAGIATYAPIAHITEADFDAQFNTNVKGPLFTLQKLLPHLVDGAAVVFTSSTVASASGMNSSVYSATKGALNKIAQVAANELAERKIRVNLVSPGPTETEGLDGVVTPEVKDYLATVTALQRLGSPDEIADTVLFLASDNASFITGNEFLVDGGAINHMLK, encoded by the coding sequence ATGAATTTTAAAAACAAGAATGTAATCATCACCGGCGGTAGCTCAGGTATAGGATTTGCAACTGCGAGGGCGTTTATCAACGCAGGGGCCGAGGTTTGGATAACGGGTAGAAATGCGGACAGGCTACAAAAGGCGGCAGAAGCCATAGGCAGTCCAAAATTGAACACGGTAGTATCGGACACATCCCATTTGGAAGGAATAACCATATTGGAAGAAATGATCGCAGAAAGTGGAACCAAAGTGGACGTACTTTTTCTCAATGCAGGAATCGCTACCTATGCGCCGATAGCACATATCACTGAGGCAGACTTTGATGCACAGTTCAATACCAATGTCAAAGGTCCGTTGTTTACTCTACAAAAATTGTTGCCCCACTTGGTCGACGGAGCCGCTGTGGTATTCACATCATCGACAGTAGCCTCGGCCTCGGGAATGAATTCAAGTGTGTACTCGGCAACAAAGGGAGCTTTGAACAAGATTGCACAGGTAGCCGCAAATGAACTGGCCGAAAGAAAAATCAGGGTAAATTTGGTAAGCCCTGGACCTACGGAGACCGAAGGGCTTGACGGTGTTGTGACACCGGAGGTAAAGGATTATTTGGCTACGGTCACCGCCTTACAACGACTGGGAAGCCCAGATGAGATCGCTGATACGGTCTTGTTCTTGGCTTCGGACAATGCAAGTTTTATTACTGGGAACGAATTTTTGGTAGATGGGGGAGCCATAAACCATATGCTAAAATAG
- a CDS encoding Crp/Fnr family transcriptional regulator, with protein sequence MNEFIEYILQFGHLNEQQIKLIEDKAKEIEIKKDDYFVEAGKVLEQVGFIFDGILRICYYNNKGEEITKIFIEENHLLYNLKNVPSTEYIQAATDAKLLVISNADWKEISDTIIGWEHIIQKITNKSLAKKLERVSPLISQDATTRYLEFMEKYPFLVNRIPLKYIASYLGITQQSLSRIRKNIR encoded by the coding sequence ATGAATGAATTTATCGAATATATTCTTCAGTTCGGCCATCTGAATGAGCAGCAAATCAAGTTGATCGAAGACAAGGCCAAGGAAATTGAAATTAAGAAGGACGATTATTTTGTAGAGGCAGGTAAGGTTTTGGAACAAGTCGGATTTATTTTTGACGGTATTCTTCGAATTTGCTATTATAACAACAAAGGCGAAGAAATCACAAAGATCTTTATTGAAGAAAATCATTTGCTCTATAATTTGAAGAATGTGCCCTCAACGGAATACATTCAGGCGGCCACAGATGCAAAGCTGCTTGTGATTTCCAATGCGGATTGGAAGGAAATTTCAGATACGATCATCGGTTGGGAGCATATTATCCAGAAGATTACAAACAAATCACTGGCCAAAAAATTGGAACGGGTAAGCCCATTGATATCCCAGGATGCCACAACACGTTATTTGGAATTTATGGAGAAGTATCCCTTCTTGGTCAATCGCATCCCCCTGAAATATATCGCCTCTTATCTGGGAATCACCCAACAATCCCTGAGCAGGATACGAAAGAATATTCGTTGA
- a CDS encoding SDR family oxidoreductase encodes MYKTIFITGVSSGLGKATAKLFAKKGWTVIGTMRQPEREKEFTEFPNVHLLKLDLTDKKEITLVAEKAEKISPIDVLVNNAAYGLMGPFEGTTDDQLVGQINTNFLGTLLVTKAFLPFFRKRKKGTILTITSSTANIPYPFVAAYAATKSALETWTEGMAYELKGFGLQIKTVVPAYMQTNFGKNAQLVHHPEYQEIFDGYLTSMKADSSAKRDTPESIADVVHKAVTDHRIQLHYTAGELSTTEYGWVQRDGIEKVMDSMNQRFFGHNE; translated from the coding sequence ATGTACAAAACGATTTTCATCACAGGGGTTTCATCGGGCTTGGGAAAGGCAACTGCCAAGCTATTCGCTAAAAAAGGGTGGACCGTAATTGGCACTATGCGCCAGCCGGAAAGGGAAAAAGAATTTACGGAATTCCCGAACGTCCATTTGCTCAAGTTGGACCTCACCGATAAAAAGGAAATTACCTTGGTTGCGGAAAAGGCGGAGAAGATAAGTCCCATTGATGTACTGGTCAATAATGCGGCTTATGGCCTCATGGGCCCCTTCGAGGGGACTACCGACGATCAGTTGGTAGGCCAGATCAACACCAATTTTTTGGGAACGCTGCTGGTCACCAAAGCATTTCTTCCCTTTTTTAGAAAGCGAAAAAAAGGGACGATCCTTACGATAACCTCCTCAACGGCAAACATTCCCTACCCGTTTGTGGCTGCTTATGCGGCAACAAAATCGGCTTTGGAAACCTGGACGGAGGGAATGGCCTACGAATTAAAAGGATTTGGACTACAAATAAAAACGGTAGTTCCCGCCTATATGCAGACCAACTTTGGCAAGAATGCACAGTTGGTCCACCATCCGGAATACCAAGAAATTTTTGATGGATACCTAACCAGCATGAAGGCGGATTCAAGTGCCAAACGGGATACCCCTGAAAGCATTGCCGATGTGGTCCATAAAGCAGTAACGGACCATAGAATACAATTGCACTATACGGCAGGTGAACTCTCAACAACAGAATACGGATGGGTACAAAGGGATGGTATCGAAAAAGTCATGGATTCCATGAACCAACGTTTTTTTGGACATAATGAATAA
- a CDS encoding pirin family protein, whose amino-acid sequence MKTILHKAETRGNANHGWLHSRHSFSFANYYDPERMQFGALRVLNDDTVAPGMGFGTHPHKNMEIISIPLEGDLEHKDSMGNVAVIKSGDIQVLSAGTGISHSEFNKNTDKEVKFLQIWIVPNEESVTPRYDQITLDDHDRHNQFQQILSPNAEDEGVWIHQDAWFHMTKLDKGKGLKYPLNNPRKNGVYVFVLDGTVSVNGQGLDSRDGFGTWEVDQLDIQADKDVELLLMEVPMA is encoded by the coding sequence ATGAAGACAATTTTACATAAAGCGGAAACAAGGGGCAATGCCAACCATGGTTGGCTACATTCCAGACACTCCTTCAGTTTTGCCAATTACTATGATCCGGAACGCATGCAATTTGGTGCCTTGCGGGTCCTGAACGATGACACGGTCGCCCCGGGAATGGGCTTTGGCACGCATCCCCACAAGAATATGGAAATCATTTCCATACCCTTGGAAGGGGATTTGGAGCATAAGGACAGTATGGGCAATGTGGCCGTGATCAAATCCGGGGATATCCAGGTATTGAGTGCTGGAACTGGAATATCTCATTCCGAGTTCAATAAGAATACCGATAAAGAGGTGAAATTCCTTCAGATATGGATTGTCCCAAATGAAGAAAGTGTTACACCGCGTTACGATCAGATTACCTTGGATGACCATGATCGACACAATCAATTCCAACAGATATTATCACCAAACGCTGAGGATGAAGGAGTTTGGATCCATCAGGATGCTTGGTTCCATATGACCAAGCTTGATAAAGGAAAAGGATTGAAATATCCTTTGAACAATCCCAGGAAAAATGGGGTTTATGTTTTTGTGCTCGATGGAACAGTTTCCGTAAATGGGCAAGGCTTGGACAGTAGGGATGGTTTTGGAACCTGGGAGGTAGATCAATTGGATATTCAAGCCGATAAAGATGTGGAGCTCCTATTGATGGAGGTTCCCATGGCATAG
- a CDS encoding hydrolase: MKRIIVFLSAFFLTAIGVAQKPSPELLNPTNHALLLIDHEGQMAFATHSISTTELRNNVGLVAGASKIFKVPTVVTTVAEKSFSGPVFPEIQEFYPESTSGYVDRTTMNTWEDVNAHKAITGKNKKKIVMAGLWTSVCIVGPVLSALTEGYDVYVITDASGDVTQEAHDQAMTRMVQAGAKPMTSLQYLLELQRDWARQETYTAVNDLVVRYAGAYGIGVQYAREMLKH; encoded by the coding sequence ATGAAACGAATTATTGTATTTCTAAGTGCGTTTTTTTTAACCGCCATTGGGGTGGCACAAAAGCCAAGCCCCGAATTATTGAACCCGACCAATCACGCTTTGCTGTTGATCGATCATGAAGGTCAAATGGCCTTTGCCACCCACAGTATCTCAACAACCGAATTAAGGAACAATGTAGGTCTTGTGGCCGGCGCATCCAAAATTTTTAAGGTGCCAACAGTAGTCACCACGGTGGCCGAAAAATCGTTCAGCGGTCCTGTGTTTCCCGAGATCCAAGAATTTTATCCAGAATCGACTTCAGGGTATGTCGACAGGACGACCATGAACACTTGGGAAGATGTCAATGCCCATAAAGCCATTACGGGCAAAAACAAAAAGAAAATTGTGATGGCCGGTCTTTGGACCAGTGTCTGTATCGTAGGGCCTGTACTGTCCGCCTTGACCGAGGGCTATGATGTTTATGTCATCACCGATGCCTCTGGGGATGTTACCCAAGAAGCACACGATCAAGCTATGACCCGTATGGTGCAGGCAGGTGCCAAACCCATGACATCGTTGCAATATCTGTTGGAACTACAAAGGGATTGGGCGCGTCAAGAGACCTATACGGCCGTTAACGATCTCGTGGTCCGATATGCCGGTGCTTACGGTATCGGGGTGCAGTATGCCAGAGAAATGTTAAAGCATTAA
- a CDS encoding amidohydrolase, translating into MRYFTIFLCTVLCIACKRDKGEGAEIADLIVVNAKVAIMDEGRTFKEAIAIKDGKIIASGTTEEIMDLQNKKTIAIDAKGRTLIPGLNDSHLHLTRGGRFYNAELRWDGVKSLKRALEMLREQAERTPEGQWVRVIGGWSPFQFEEKRFPTPEEINKATGNVPTLILFLYSRAWLNQAGLDALGIDENTKAPEGSSFVKGPDGKLTGVLLAEPNPTILYARIASLPALSEDEMVNSTKQFYRELNSFGITSGIDAGGGGHKFPIDYRVTKRLAEAGEMPIRLSYYLFPQDKGKEYAEFKAWMANNKVGHNGEIHLDHGYELEGGGEFLAWSAGDFENFLAPQPLLENRPTWREDLKSVIRLHVDQGWPFRIHATYGETIAHMLDVLEEVNQETEGKLASKRWLFDHAETVQEKELQRIKDLNGGIAIQARLAYAGEFFVERYGGEKAKQAPPVRKMMDMGLPVGAGTDGTRVASYNPWPALYWLITGKTVGDYSLAEPANRLTREEALHLYTKGSAWISNEETVKGTLENGMYADFTLLSDDFFTIPEKEINTLKSVLTVVAGKVVYADGMYGALDPTVPEVIPDWSPVKYYGGYQSK; encoded by the coding sequence ATGAGGTATTTCACCATTTTTTTGTGTACAGTTCTGTGCATCGCCTGTAAGCGTGATAAAGGCGAGGGTGCGGAAATTGCAGACTTGATCGTGGTCAATGCCAAGGTGGCCATTATGGACGAAGGGCGAACCTTTAAGGAGGCCATAGCCATCAAGGATGGTAAGATTATTGCGTCCGGTACCACCGAGGAAATCATGGATTTGCAAAATAAAAAGACCATTGCCATAGATGCCAAGGGCAGGACGCTGATCCCAGGGTTGAACGATTCCCATCTGCATTTGACCAGGGGGGGGCGTTTCTATAATGCAGAACTGCGTTGGGATGGGGTGAAATCCTTAAAACGAGCCCTGGAAATGCTCAGGGAACAGGCCGAAAGAACCCCGGAGGGACAATGGGTCCGCGTTATTGGGGGGTGGAGTCCCTTTCAATTTGAAGAAAAGCGCTTTCCCACACCGGAGGAAATCAATAAAGCTACGGGGAACGTCCCCACTTTAATACTGTTTCTTTATAGTAGGGCATGGCTGAACCAAGCTGGTCTGGATGCCCTGGGGATCGATGAAAATACCAAGGCTCCCGAAGGGAGTAGTTTTGTGAAGGGGCCGGACGGTAAACTTACTGGAGTGCTATTGGCCGAGCCCAACCCGACCATACTCTATGCACGGATCGCTTCATTGCCAGCTTTATCGGAGGACGAAATGGTAAACTCCACAAAACAGTTCTACCGGGAATTGAACAGTTTCGGCATCACCAGTGGAATCGATGCCGGAGGAGGGGGGCACAAGTTCCCAATTGATTATAGAGTGACCAAACGTCTGGCAGAAGCAGGGGAAATGCCTATCCGTTTATCCTACTATTTGTTTCCTCAGGACAAGGGAAAGGAATATGCCGAATTCAAGGCGTGGATGGCCAACAACAAAGTGGGCCATAATGGGGAAATCCATTTGGATCACGGTTATGAGCTCGAAGGAGGAGGGGAGTTCCTGGCGTGGAGCGCCGGTGACTTTGAAAATTTTTTGGCGCCCCAACCTTTGTTGGAGAATCGACCCACATGGAGAGAAGACCTCAAAAGTGTCATCCGACTCCATGTGGACCAAGGCTGGCCGTTCAGGATTCATGCCACCTACGGGGAGACCATCGCCCATATGTTGGATGTGTTGGAGGAGGTCAATCAAGAAACCGAAGGAAAGCTTGCTTCCAAAAGATGGTTGTTCGACCATGCGGAAACAGTTCAGGAAAAGGAATTGCAACGGATCAAGGATTTGAACGGGGGTATCGCCATTCAGGCCCGTTTGGCCTATGCCGGTGAATTTTTTGTGGAGCGCTATGGTGGGGAAAAGGCAAAACAGGCCCCGCCCGTCCGAAAAATGATGGATATGGGGCTTCCCGTTGGGGCCGGCACGGATGGAACGCGGGTAGCCAGCTATAATCCATGGCCTGCGCTGTACTGGTTGATCACTGGAAAAACCGTAGGGGATTATTCATTGGCCGAACCGGCCAACCGATTGACCAGGGAAGAGGCATTGCACCTCTATACCAAGGGAAGTGCCTGGATCTCCAATGAGGAAACAGTCAAAGGCACCTTGGAAAATGGGATGTACGCGGATTTTACCCTATTGTCCGATGATTTCTTCACCATACCGGAAAAAGAAATCAACACACTCAAATCGGTACTGACCGTAGTCGCGGGCAAGGTAGTGTATGCCGATGGCATGTACGGTGCCCTGGACCCAACCGTACCGGAAGTGATTCCAGATTGGTCACCGGTAAAATATTATGGCGGATATCAAAGTAAATAA
- a CDS encoding YceI family protein produces MSTKQKTHWKIDVAHAEISFKVKHMMISTVTGHFEEFDASIVSDNEGFIDADFDFSAKSASINTKNKDRDNHLKSNDFFNVKEYPEITFKSKSFDGNRLTGDLTIREVTKEIVLEVDFNGIAVDPYGQTKAGFEMTGAINRKDFNLNWSTVTESGSIVVSDTVKLIIDLQFIKE; encoded by the coding sequence ATGAGTACAAAACAAAAGACCCACTGGAAAATTGATGTGGCACATGCGGAAATCAGCTTTAAAGTAAAGCATATGATGATTTCCACCGTAACTGGCCATTTTGAAGAATTCGATGCCTCCATAGTCTCCGACAATGAAGGGTTCATCGACGCTGATTTCGATTTCTCGGCCAAATCGGCTTCCATCAATACTAAAAACAAGGACAGGGACAACCATTTGAAGTCGAACGATTTCTTTAATGTCAAGGAATATCCGGAAATCACCTTTAAGTCCAAATCCTTTGACGGGAATAGGTTGACGGGTGATTTGACAATCAGGGAGGTCACCAAGGAAATTGTATTGGAAGTGGATTTCAACGGAATAGCGGTGGATCCCTATGGACAGACCAAGGCAGGGTTCGAAATGACCGGGGCAATCAATAGAAAGGATTTTAACCTCAATTGGAGTACAGTGACCGAAAGCGGTAGCATTGTGGTGAGCGATACGGTGAAATTGATTATCGACCTGCAATTTATCAAGGAATAG